One Spartobacteria bacterium genomic region harbors:
- a CDS encoding rubrerythrin family protein, which produces MSIKGTKTEQNLLKSFAGESQARNRYNYFAGIAKKEGLVQIAQIFEETANQEKEHAKRMFKFLEGGAVEITACYPAGKLGTTAENLKEAAGGEHEEWAELYPEFARIAREEGFEPIAKMYEAICVAEKQHENRYLGVLKNIEEGTVFKKKTKVVWRCLNCGYLHEGEEAPAACPACVHPQAYFELLAENW; this is translated from the coding sequence ATGAGTATTAAAGGAACGAAAACGGAGCAAAATTTATTAAAATCCTTTGCCGGGGAATCTCAGGCGCGGAATCGGTACAATTATTTTGCAGGTATTGCAAAAAAAGAAGGACTGGTTCAAATCGCACAAATTTTTGAGGAAACAGCCAATCAGGAAAAGGAACATGCTAAACGGATGTTTAAATTTCTTGAAGGCGGCGCAGTTGAAATCACCGCATGTTACCCGGCCGGGAAACTGGGAACAACAGCGGAAAATTTGAAGGAAGCTGCTGGCGGCGAACATGAAGAATGGGCTGAACTTTATCCCGAATTCGCCCGCATAGCCCGTGAAGAAGGTTTTGAGCCCATTGCCAAAATGTACGAAGCGATTTGCGTTGCCGAAAAACAGCATGAAAATCGTTATCTAGGCGTACTGAAAAATATTGAAGAAGGAACGGTCTTTAAAAAGAAAACCAAAGTCGTTTGGCGCTGCCTGAACTGCGGGTATCTGCATGAAGGCGAAGAAGCACCTGCCGCATGTCCGGCCTGTGTTCATCCTCAGGCCTATTTTGAACTGCTGGCCGAAAACTGGTAA
- a CDS encoding alpha/beta fold hydrolase, which yields MKLKSLDYTPYCVAGLDLSVFGTIKDNAVIVFVLHGRNSCKEKKYDLCRLLADNGYVAVALDALNHGRRTVNSTLISQDTADTLVEILGVMGGTAQELSLLMDVLPAAWDMRPDAFAVMGTSLGGVMALLAASMDSRIKAVASLTGTGAFRELAMAHLPQTNLSYNAIFSDKSGALECLLNKYDPMQRVESLAQTHILLSAGTADETVPLSAVQVFFDEICRMHSHHKVVLREYINVGHCVTPEMQQDAVNWLIETGLS from the coding sequence ATGAAATTAAAATCACTGGATTACACACCTTACTGTGTGGCTGGACTGGATTTATCAGTATTCGGCACCATAAAAGACAACGCAGTGATTGTATTCGTCCTGCATGGACGCAACAGCTGCAAAGAAAAGAAGTATGATTTATGCCGGTTACTTGCCGATAACGGATATGTTGCGGTCGCGCTGGATGCGCTAAATCATGGACGGCGCACTGTGAATTCCACGCTGATTTCGCAGGACACCGCTGACACACTGGTTGAAATACTGGGTGTAATGGGAGGCACGGCGCAGGAACTGTCTCTGCTCATGGATGTGCTTCCGGCCGCGTGGGATATGCGTCCAGATGCTTTTGCTGTGATGGGTACATCATTGGGCGGCGTTATGGCCTTACTGGCCGCAAGCATGGATTCCCGCATCAAAGCCGTCGCCTCGCTTACTGGAACCGGAGCCTTTCGTGAATTAGCGATGGCGCACTTGCCGCAGACCAATCTCTCATACAACGCCATATTTAGCGATAAATCTGGTGCACTGGAATGCCTCCTGAATAAATACGACCCCATGCAACGGGTTGAAAGTCTGGCACAAACCCACATATTACTGTCGGCGGGCACAGCCGATGAAACGGTTCCACTTTCTGCTGTACAGGTCTTTTTCGACGAAATATGCCGCATGCACAGCCACCACAAGGTGGTGTTACGCGAGTATATCAATGTAGGACATTGCGTTACACCGGAAATGCAGCAAGATGCGGTAAACTGGTTAATTGAAACGGGGTTGAGCTAA
- the sppA gene encoding signal peptide peptidase SppA, whose amino-acid sequence MENEEQSMVEVKNKSRGCLLGCLTSIVVLLGLGLIVSLAVNGIMAMAMSQDSSFADARYGAGVDEKPRMEERWSYGEGETKVARIQVKGFITDQGKDNLFANSMSMAERVMREIRSATQDLQVKAILLEVDSPGGEITPADDIYYELQRFKISDPQRRVIAFFRGLSASGGYYVAMASDWIVCEPTCIVGSIGVIMQGLNWSTLSDKVGVTDVTLTSGPSKDLLNPFQPVRETDKEILQTVVNGLYRRFLSIVCEGRGLPESVLRPYADGRVFLPADALEIGLVDQIGYFDSAMEACRIILEEKQLRFIRYANRTGFLESLTEVKSPIPDLQTLAEQSRARALFYWNR is encoded by the coding sequence ATGGAAAACGAGGAACAGTCCATGGTGGAAGTAAAAAATAAATCGCGAGGCTGTCTGCTGGGCTGCCTGACATCGATCGTGGTTCTACTGGGATTGGGCTTAATAGTCAGTCTGGCGGTGAACGGTATTATGGCGATGGCCATGTCGCAGGACAGCTCTTTTGCCGATGCCCGGTACGGAGCGGGAGTGGATGAAAAACCACGCATGGAAGAACGCTGGTCCTATGGCGAAGGAGAAACCAAAGTAGCACGTATTCAGGTAAAAGGGTTTATTACCGATCAGGGAAAAGACAACCTGTTTGCCAATAGCATGAGCATGGCCGAACGGGTCATGCGCGAAATCCGATCGGCCACGCAGGATTTACAGGTAAAAGCCATTTTACTGGAAGTCGACTCTCCCGGCGGTGAAATCACGCCGGCCGATGACATCTATTATGAACTCCAGCGCTTCAAAATATCTGATCCACAGCGCAGAGTCATCGCTTTTTTCCGTGGATTATCTGCGTCGGGCGGCTATTATGTGGCCATGGCCTCGGACTGGATCGTCTGTGAACCCACATGCATCGTGGGATCCATTGGCGTCATCATGCAGGGACTCAACTGGTCGACACTCAGTGACAAGGTCGGAGTAACAGACGTCACGCTGACCTCTGGCCCCAGCAAAGATTTGCTGAATCCATTCCAACCCGTACGCGAAACAGATAAAGAGATTCTTCAGACCGTAGTAAACGGACTGTATCGCCGGTTTTTGAGCATTGTCTGTGAAGGTCGCGGCCTTCCGGAATCCGTGCTAAGACCCTATGCCGACGGACGGGTCTTTCTGCCTGCCGACGCACTGGAGATCGGACTGGTTGATCAAATTGGGTACTTCGACAGTGCCATGGAAGCATGTCGTATTATTCTGGAAGAAAAGCAGCTGCGATTCATTCGTTATGCCAATCGCACTGGTTTCCTGGAAAGCCTGACGGAAGTCAAATCCCCTATTCCTGACCTACAGACCCTGGCCGAACAAAGCCGCGCCCGTGCCCTTTTTTACTGGAATCGCTAA
- a CDS encoding phosphoenolpyruvate carboxykinase (GTP), translating into MSEKYAELLKSKMSDESYAKLTALENEKLFNFVGEYVELCEPDSVYMCDDSDKDAEYIRQRALELGEEKQMAREEITMHYDGVNDQARDKKNTKFLVVADKIAQMGNLNCVEYNEGMADIRRIAKGIMKGKQVYVKLFCECPVGGPFAIGCAQITDSCYVAHSEDILYRRGYAHFEKMENKDDFFRFCHSAGQLNESNNSVNLEDRRIYQDLDNNIVFSMNAQYAGNTVGLKKHSMRLAINKSGKEDWLCEHMFIMGVQNEEKKRDTYFVGAYPSACGKTSTAMIPGEKIVGDDIAYFRNIDGEFRAANVERGIFGIIKDVNPDDDPVIFKTLQEPKEIIFSNVLTGPDNLPYWQGMGVETPKTGVNFAGEWKEGGDTPISHGNARYTMRMEYLSNLDPEWDNPMGVKVSGVVYGGRDSDTTVPCEESNNWKQAILMKACPLESETTSATIGQEGVRVPQPMANLDFVSYPLGDYVKNNVAFGEQFGENCPKVFSTNYFLRTPEGKFCTSKLAKKVWMHWFEGRVFGDFEAYETPTGFIPKYADLKKLFKDLLDEDYKEEDYTYQFSFRVDAWIAKIERAIAFFKKSAPTMGEDVYAYWEDAIATFKEIKAKYGNEIKPGKYEG; encoded by the coding sequence ATGAGCGAAAAATACGCTGAACTGCTTAAAAGTAAAATGAGCGACGAGAGCTACGCAAAGCTGACTGCTCTTGAAAATGAAAAACTCTTCAACTTTGTTGGCGAGTATGTAGAACTTTGCGAACCTGATTCGGTTTACATGTGCGACGACAGCGATAAAGATGCTGAGTATATTCGTCAACGTGCTCTTGAGCTGGGTGAAGAAAAACAGATGGCCCGTGAAGAAATCACCATGCATTATGATGGAGTCAACGATCAGGCCCGCGACAAAAAGAACACCAAGTTCCTCGTTGTTGCTGACAAAATTGCTCAGATGGGCAACTTGAACTGCGTTGAATATAATGAAGGTATGGCTGATATTCGTCGTATTGCCAAAGGCATTATGAAAGGCAAACAGGTATACGTGAAATTGTTCTGCGAATGCCCGGTGGGTGGGCCTTTCGCGATTGGCTGTGCGCAGATCACCGATTCCTGCTACGTGGCACATTCAGAAGATATTCTGTATCGTCGCGGATATGCTCATTTTGAAAAAATGGAAAACAAAGATGATTTCTTCCGTTTCTGTCACAGTGCCGGGCAGCTGAACGAAAGCAATAACTCTGTAAATCTCGAAGACCGTCGTATCTATCAGGATCTGGACAACAACATTGTTTTCTCAATGAATGCTCAGTATGCAGGCAACACGGTTGGTCTGAAAAAGCATTCCATGCGCCTGGCGATCAACAAATCCGGTAAAGAAGACTGGCTTTGCGAACATATGTTCATCATGGGCGTACAGAATGAAGAGAAGAAACGCGATACCTACTTTGTGGGTGCTTATCCCTCAGCTTGCGGTAAAACATCAACGGCTATGATTCCGGGCGAAAAAATCGTCGGTGATGATATCGCTTATTTCCGTAACATTGATGGTGAATTCCGTGCTGCCAACGTCGAACGCGGCATCTTTGGTATTATTAAAGATGTAAATCCTGACGACGATCCCGTTATCTTTAAGACGTTGCAGGAACCGAAAGAAATCATTTTCTCGAACGTTCTGACTGGTCCGGACAATCTGCCTTACTGGCAGGGCATGGGCGTAGAAACACCGAAAACGGGTGTGAACTTCGCTGGCGAATGGAAAGAAGGCGGAGATACTCCGATTTCTCATGGTAACGCACGTTACACCATGCGCATGGAATACCTCAGCAATCTGGATCCCGAATGGGATAACCCTATGGGTGTGAAAGTGAGCGGCGTAGTATACGGCGGTCGCGATAGCGATACAACCGTTCCCTGCGAAGAATCCAACAACTGGAAACAGGCCATTCTGATGAAAGCCTGCCCGCTGGAATCTGAAACAACATCCGCTACCATCGGTCAGGAAGGCGTTCGCGTTCCTCAGCCCATGGCGAACCTGGACTTCGTGAGCTATCCGCTGGGCGATTATGTGAAAAACAACGTCGCTTTCGGCGAACAGTTTGGCGAAAATTGTCCGAAAGTATTCTCAACGAACTACTTCCTCCGCACACCAGAAGGAAAATTCTGCACAAGCAAATTGGCCAAAAAAGTGTGGATGCATTGGTTTGAAGGTCGTGTATTCGGTGATTTCGAAGCGTATGAAACGCCAACCGGGTTCATTCCCAAATATGCCGATCTGAAAAAACTGTTCAAAGATCTGCTGGATGAAGATTACAAAGAAGAAGATTACACCTATCAGTTCAGCTTCCGTGTCGATGCATGGATTGCAAAAATTGAACGTGCCATTGCATTCTTCAAGAAAAGCGCTCCAACCATGGGCGAAGACGTATATGCTTACTGGGAAGACGCCATTGCGACCTTCAAAGAAATAAAAGCAAAATACGGAAACGAAATCAAGCCGGGCAAATACGAAGGCTGA
- the efp gene encoding elongation factor P, which yields MFSASDLRKGLKIEIDGDPYVITDFDFMKPGKGQSIYRCKLRNLITGNTMDKAYRSAEKIDKPDLMQHDMLYSYKEGDQYVFMNPETYEQIHVEASILGNQVFFLIEDMSVKILFFNDRPIEVELPNFIERTVAETEPGARGDTATNVTKPAVLDNGYEVAVPIFINEGDVVRIDTRTGTYDGRVNK from the coding sequence ATGTTTTCCGCATCAGACTTAAGAAAAGGATTAAAAATTGAAATTGATGGTGATCCCTATGTAATCACAGATTTTGACTTCATGAAGCCAGGTAAAGGCCAATCCATCTATCGCTGTAAATTACGTAACCTGATTACCGGAAACACGATGGACAAAGCATACCGCTCGGCTGAAAAGATTGATAAGCCCGACCTTATGCAACACGACATGCTCTATTCCTATAAAGAGGGCGACCAATATGTATTCATGAATCCTGAAACCTACGAACAAATCCATGTGGAAGCAAGTATTCTAGGTAATCAGGTTTTCTTTCTCATCGAAGATATGTCTGTGAAAATTCTATTCTTTAATGACCGCCCGATTGAAGTGGAACTGCCCAATTTCATAGAGCGCACCGTCGCCGAAACAGAGCCCGGAGCTCGTGGTGATACAGCAACCAACGTGACTAAACCCGCTGTACTGGACAACGGCTATGAAGTGGCCGTCCCCATCTTCATCAACGAAGGGGATGTTGTCCGTATTGATACACGGACGGGCACCTACGACGGACGGGTAAACAAATAA
- the genX gene encoding EF-P lysine aminoacylase GenX has protein sequence MSTHRLAGFERALILRSRLHHAVREFFFTQSYIEVDTPVRIPVPAMEEHIDAEPSGTYYLRTSPELHMKRLVCAGHRRLFQIGPCFRQGERGTRHNPEYTMLEWYHGGEDYTFLIRQTQEMLRFCAQSVFHSTTFQWKGVRCDLRDEWAIYPICDLFRMHAGWDPATHFDADRFEIDLMERIEPALPTHIPVILKDYPIQMGALAKRNQTDPSLAQRWELYLCGVEVANAYTELTDAKEQRQRFETWAQSRSTRGAPVYPLDEAFLMALEDGMPDVAGIAMGMDRLLMLLGGFDSFDDLFPFRNDETRYHK, from the coding sequence ATGAGCACACACCGGCTTGCCGGCTTCGAACGTGCACTAATATTGCGCTCCCGACTGCACCATGCAGTTAGGGAGTTTTTCTTTACGCAGTCCTATATTGAAGTCGATACCCCTGTACGGATTCCTGTCCCCGCCATGGAAGAACACATAGACGCCGAACCCAGCGGAACATACTACCTGCGTACATCACCCGAACTGCACATGAAGCGACTCGTTTGTGCGGGACACCGGCGCCTTTTTCAAATCGGCCCCTGCTTCCGGCAGGGCGAACGCGGAACGCGACATAACCCCGAATACACCATGCTGGAATGGTACCACGGGGGTGAAGATTACACGTTTCTTATTCGGCAGACGCAGGAAATGCTTCGGTTCTGTGCGCAGTCTGTCTTTCACTCAACGACATTCCAATGGAAAGGTGTGCGCTGTGATTTGAGGGATGAATGGGCCATATACCCCATTTGCGATCTGTTCCGCATGCACGCGGGATGGGATCCTGCGACCCATTTTGATGCGGATCGTTTTGAAATCGATTTAATGGAACGCATTGAGCCTGCATTGCCCACGCACATTCCCGTCATACTAAAAGACTATCCCATTCAGATGGGTGCTCTAGCCAAACGAAATCAGACCGATCCTTCGCTTGCACAACGATGGGAACTCTATTTATGCGGCGTGGAAGTAGCCAATGCCTATACAGAACTCACCGACGCAAAAGAACAACGGCAACGGTTTGAAACATGGGCACAATCCCGATCAACAAGAGGTGCCCCCGTCTATCCACTGGATGAAGCCTTCCTCATGGCACTGGAAGACGGCATGCCTGATGTCGCCGGCATCGCAATGGGGATGGATCGATTACTCATGTTGCTGGGAGGATTCGATTCTTTCGATGATCTGTTCCCCTTCCGGAATGATGAAACACGCTATCATAAATGA
- a CDS encoding dipeptidase: MKKMITALAISLAGIGVAGACTTMIITKGATTDGSMFVAHSDDGEMGDPRLVYVPAKDYPLGTMRPVYYDANALGERPAYHGESYHRYVGKNRSDVYDNPALPQSLPLGYIPQVEHTYAYFDGGYGIMNEHQLMFGECTDGTKISPDPVPGKLIFYSAELSRVALERCKTSREAVELIGSLIEKYGYYGTGETLPVADPDEAWVIEMAPSPEGSGGLWVAKKVPDGEIFFAANELRIREVDPDDTDMLFCKDLYAIAEKHGWYDPKEGKLDWLRTVSEGEYSHPYYSLRRVWRLQSKVTPSANLSPWVEDGFTKAYAFSIKPDNKLSVRDVMDLYRDYYQGTEFDQSKGMTAGPFGCPYRYPGPMDAGNDTGDPNAKLKGAWERTISIYRCDYSFVCQGRSWLPDPIGGVLWFGANEPLSTCYVPFYAGVQSIAKPFYTCDTEVFDQDSAWWAFNFVANWAGLKFNYMLEDIRQKQDQLEKAEIDGQQIMDAKAVAVYTVDPEKAAAMLTEYCENQANMVVQTWWDFAWQLVAKYDDGYVNEPGKMAQEVGYPKAWYDKCEWKDGPTSYKKPEPVVVPGG; encoded by the coding sequence ATGAAAAAAATGATTACGGCACTGGCCATTTCACTGGCCGGTATCGGTGTGGCCGGAGCGTGTACGACAATGATTATTACCAAAGGTGCTACCACCGACGGGTCGATGTTTGTGGCGCATTCGGACGATGGCGAAATGGGAGATCCTAGGCTCGTCTATGTACCGGCGAAAGACTATCCGCTGGGAACTATGCGTCCGGTTTATTATGACGCCAATGCGTTAGGAGAACGCCCAGCCTATCATGGCGAGTCCTATCATCGTTATGTCGGCAAAAACCGCAGCGATGTCTATGATAACCCCGCACTGCCTCAAAGTCTGCCCCTCGGGTATATTCCACAGGTAGAACATACCTATGCCTATTTTGATGGCGGTTACGGCATTATGAACGAACACCAGCTGATGTTCGGCGAATGCACCGACGGGACGAAGATTTCGCCTGACCCCGTGCCCGGAAAGTTAATCTTTTACAGTGCCGAACTGAGTCGTGTGGCGCTGGAGCGGTGTAAAACATCCAGGGAAGCGGTGGAGCTCATTGGTTCGCTGATTGAAAAATATGGATACTACGGAACAGGGGAAACCCTTCCAGTGGCCGACCCTGATGAAGCCTGGGTTATAGAAATGGCACCCAGTCCTGAAGGCAGCGGGGGACTATGGGTTGCAAAAAAAGTTCCCGACGGAGAAATCTTCTTTGCCGCCAATGAATTACGTATCCGTGAAGTGGATCCCGATGATACTGATATGCTGTTCTGCAAAGATTTGTACGCCATTGCTGAAAAACATGGATGGTATGATCCGAAAGAAGGCAAACTGGACTGGTTGCGCACTGTGAGTGAAGGGGAGTACAGTCATCCATACTATTCATTGCGTCGCGTGTGGCGGTTGCAGTCGAAAGTAACTCCGTCAGCAAACTTGTCACCATGGGTGGAAGACGGGTTCACCAAAGCGTACGCTTTTTCTATTAAACCGGATAACAAGCTGAGTGTGCGCGATGTGATGGATTTGTATCGTGATTACTATCAGGGAACAGAATTTGATCAGTCGAAAGGCATGACCGCAGGTCCCTTCGGATGTCCTTATCGCTACCCCGGCCCCATGGATGCAGGCAATGACACCGGCGACCCCAATGCAAAATTAAAAGGTGCATGGGAACGCACGATTTCTATTTACCGCTGCGACTATTCATTTGTATGCCAGGGTCGCTCCTGGCTTCCCGACCCCATAGGCGGCGTATTGTGGTTTGGAGCCAATGAACCGCTGAGTACTTGTTACGTTCCGTTTTATGCGGGTGTACAGAGCATCGCCAAACCTTTCTATACCTGTGATACCGAAGTATTCGATCAGGATAGTGCCTGGTGGGCCTTTAATTTTGTAGCTAACTGGGCCGGCCTGAAATTCAATTATATGCTGGAAGACATTCGCCAGAAACAGGATCAGCTGGAAAAAGCGGAAATTGACGGACAGCAGATAATGGATGCCAAAGCCGTAGCTGTTTATACCGTTGATCCAGAAAAAGCCGCAGCGATGTTGACGGAATACTGTGAAAATCAGGCCAATATGGTGGTACAAACCTGGTGGGATTTTGCATGGCAGCTGGTCGCTAAATACGATGACGGCTACGTCAATGAACCCGGTAAAATGGCACAGGAAGTCGGTTATCCCAAAGCATGGTATGACAAATGTGAATGGAAAGATGGCCCCACGTCCTACAAAAAACCTGAACCAGTAGTCGTGCCCGGCGGTTAA